Proteins from one Candidatus Neomarinimicrobiota bacterium genomic window:
- a CDS encoding T9SS type A sorting domain-containing protein, whose translation MQKTTLAMIPIGLLLFLTMAVQASPKEKTLSVGKADQYRVLTPAQRDISVQQFNQEKKGNGLEFVHFKAPQKSNDPELRSSSSASTLWTLDHTDGVAEYYLGSSGAAGDTFAIVFAPSAPCSVKFVETSWYTAGNYTAFAAKYSEEAKAISPDGEAGTIPRGSFDGSPIGDLLAPYTPGSVSDYGMYQRMPDDIGGFQVGSETELTAEPFLIGFVKGGEQPHPLADGDQAPITYTWFGGPWTGGQWGRYSDAVDINMAVYVTYPWGAPIAFSVDQLPNTYNTSGPFTVRFRLLDDDDNGTAISSDDNITLYASDSISTISVPFSAFTANDVESNGNGWYTAEITGLPFTVGDEISYWLEATDNQGYTSESKVRSFTVKQPEHPNADLLVIMDGGADRAAPYLHALDENGLVYDTWNADLGAENGIDASVINYGWNNIILFGWGASTIPATDEEDPGYATFLDNSGNLFFSDMDYFYAHGLPATGTFQPGDFAYDYFSLGDYTNDPVDASNDPIGDSLFTGLAGVASSISEYSLEGGLGIWDLVGSNWSDYVSASQGATELFVGLNDGENYGVQTTTDGGGTTIYLSFTAGAAVDTTVDGEVVPKDEFTALMNAVLDEFDLDSTSVMPIIKLTVDSVDTAPGDVVSVPIYVDFPTDSSYQSAEVSLTGYQSGLVFSGIDTSNTLPGEAGWSFVANENDGLFISWSAGTEPISGSGVLARLEFNVTGESETFIPVSVESAVFDTGKDSVVTEDGGVWINAPFAYGDVDGNGQIQAYDASLILQHLAEMITLTGEDSVAADLTLDQSISSLDASLLMQYGVGLIDSLPYDTTEGQLLASGDLQLTDQSIEPGITLSIPLSINDTDNLFGIKGVFEYNPAHLEFTGVEWSGLADGAISQVQEENGTIIVAMAKVEALDQSGTLARLRFQVREDFNGGESSVTLSKLHLNENPVQTNVSTATLTTSTGIDRAGNIPDTYTLRQNHPNPFNPTTTIRYGLPEAAQVMLTVYDLMGRKVTTLADMEQQAGWYTVHWDGTNEEGQSVSAGMYLYRFETPAYQAMQKMIYLK comes from the coding sequence ATGCAAAAAACTACCTTAGCAATGATACCAATCGGCCTTTTGCTTTTTTTGACAATGGCCGTTCAAGCCAGTCCGAAAGAGAAGACCCTCTCCGTTGGTAAGGCTGACCAATACCGTGTTTTAACCCCGGCCCAGAGGGACATTTCTGTGCAACAATTCAATCAGGAAAAAAAGGGAAACGGTTTGGAATTTGTACACTTCAAGGCACCACAGAAATCGAATGATCCGGAGCTTCGGAGTTCTAGTTCCGCGTCCACGCTGTGGACGTTAGACCATACCGATGGAGTGGCAGAATACTACCTCGGATCTAGTGGCGCCGCCGGAGACACCTTCGCGATTGTTTTTGCGCCGTCCGCGCCGTGCTCAGTCAAATTTGTCGAAACGTCTTGGTATACAGCCGGGAATTATACCGCGTTTGCTGCAAAATACTCGGAAGAGGCAAAGGCAATTTCTCCCGATGGTGAAGCAGGAACCATCCCCCGCGGCAGTTTTGACGGATCACCTATCGGTGATCTCCTGGCACCCTATACTCCTGGTTCCGTATCTGATTATGGTATGTATCAGCGAATGCCGGATGATATCGGGGGGTTCCAGGTTGGGAGTGAAACCGAGCTTACCGCCGAACCGTTCCTAATTGGCTTTGTCAAAGGTGGTGAACAGCCGCATCCGCTGGCTGATGGCGACCAGGCTCCAATCACTTATACGTGGTTCGGCGGTCCCTGGACAGGCGGACAGTGGGGCAGGTATTCCGATGCTGTCGATATCAACATGGCAGTGTATGTCACCTATCCCTGGGGCGCTCCGATCGCATTTAGCGTGGATCAGCTTCCCAATACATACAACACATCCGGTCCGTTTACTGTGCGGTTCAGATTGCTTGACGATGATGATAACGGGACCGCAATCTCAAGCGATGATAACATTACCCTTTATGCATCGGATAGCATAAGCACCATTAGTGTGCCCTTTTCAGCATTTACCGCGAACGATGTTGAGTCCAACGGTAACGGCTGGTACACTGCGGAAATCACCGGCTTACCCTTTACAGTAGGAGATGAAATCTCTTACTGGCTCGAAGCGACTGATAATCAGGGTTATACATCAGAGAGTAAAGTTCGCTCATTTACTGTGAAACAACCCGAACATCCGAATGCCGATCTACTCGTGATCATGGATGGTGGGGCAGACCGTGCTGCTCCATATCTTCATGCGCTGGATGAAAACGGCCTCGTGTATGATACCTGGAATGCCGATCTGGGCGCTGAAAACGGTATCGATGCATCTGTTATCAATTATGGATGGAATAACATCATTCTTTTTGGCTGGGGTGCCTCTACCATCCCTGCCACAGATGAAGAAGATCCCGGGTATGCCACATTCCTGGATAACAGCGGCAATTTATTTTTTTCCGATATGGATTATTTTTATGCGCATGGTCTCCCAGCAACCGGTACATTTCAGCCAGGCGACTTTGCCTACGATTATTTTAGTCTCGGAGACTACACGAATGATCCGGTAGACGCAAGCAATGATCCAATTGGTGACAGTCTTTTTACCGGTCTTGCTGGTGTGGCTTCCAGTATTAGCGAATATAGCCTCGAGGGGGGATTAGGCATCTGGGATCTCGTGGGTAGCAACTGGAGTGACTATGTGAGTGCCAGTCAGGGTGCAACTGAATTATTTGTTGGACTAAATGACGGTGAAAACTACGGAGTACAAACTACAACAGATGGTGGTGGAACGACGATATACCTGTCCTTCACGGCTGGCGCGGCAGTCGATACAACTGTAGACGGAGAGGTCGTCCCCAAAGATGAGTTTACAGCACTGATGAATGCGGTGTTGGATGAATTCGATTTAGATTCAACCTCAGTAATGCCAATAATCAAACTAACTGTCGATTCCGTTGACACCGCACCAGGGGATGTAGTAAGCGTGCCCATCTATGTTGATTTTCCCACGGATTCCTCCTACCAGTCCGCAGAAGTAAGTTTGACCGGATACCAATCCGGACTGGTATTTTCCGGCATAGACACGAGTAACACACTCCCTGGTGAAGCCGGATGGTCCTTTGTGGCAAACGAGAATGATGGGTTGTTTATTAGCTGGTCAGCAGGCACTGAACCTATAAGTGGAAGTGGAGTGCTGGCTCGCCTGGAATTTAATGTGACTGGCGAATCAGAAACCTTTATTCCTGTTTCGGTAGAATCGGCCGTCTTTGATACAGGTAAGGATTCTGTCGTCACTGAAGACGGAGGAGTTTGGATTAATGCGCCGTTTGCCTACGGCGATGTGGACGGCAATGGGCAGATTCAGGCATACGATGCGTCACTTATCCTGCAGCATCTCGCAGAAATGATCACCCTAACTGGCGAAGATTCCGTTGCGGCTGATCTTACGCTTGATCAGTCCATCTCCAGTCTGGACGCTTCGTTGCTGATGCAATATGGTGTCGGATTGATAGACTCCTTGCCGTATGACACGACGGAAGGCCAATTGCTGGCAAGTGGTGATCTTCAGTTAACGGATCAGAGCATTGAACCTGGGATAACGCTCTCAATTCCTCTGTCGATTAACGATACAGATAATCTCTTTGGTATCAAGGGCGTCTTCGAATACAATCCTGCTCATCTGGAATTTACAGGAGTCGAGTGGTCAGGGTTAGCTGATGGAGCAATATCCCAGGTACAGGAAGAGAACGGAACAATCATTGTTGCGATGGCGAAGGTCGAAGCTCTTGATCAATCCGGAACTCTCGCCCGGCTCCGGTTTCAGGTGCGAGAAGATTTCAATGGCGGTGAGAGTAGTGTCACGCTGTCGAAGCTGCACCTCAACGAAAATCCGGTGCAGACCAATGTTTCGACGGCTACGTTAACTACATCCACCGGTATCGACCGGGCCGGAAATATCCCGGATACCTATACGCTCCGGCAAAATCACCCCAATCCATTTAACCCCACGACAACCATCCGTTACGGCTTACCGGAGGCAGCACAAGTAATGCTGACGGTCTATGATCTCATGGGACGGAAGGTCACCACACTGGCTGATATGGAACAGCAGGCAGGATGGTACACGGTACACTGGGATGGTACCAATGAGGAGGGACAGTCTGTGAGTGCGGGTATGTATTTGTATCGGTTCGAAACACCTGCCTACCAGGCAATGCAGAAGATGATCTATCTGAAATAA
- a CDS encoding S8 family serine peptidase produces MNSKSLVKYFAMVLLATLFLQVISEELFAQKARVVGQSPQENRQTLQDMADEFERTATAKKQEALAKANRRGWPIRVETKDGRVFELQKLAPNGMPLYYTTTNIDAAATVSTNTLWPGGSTGFGLTGSGMVLGEWDGGAVRAMHQELTGRVTQVDGATSLSDHATHVAGTLIGSGVINAAKGMAYEAGLDAYDWDNDDAEMSTAAGSGLLISNHSYSFISGWYWNYFDDDRWVWFGVPAISESEDYSFGRYDAQASTWDAIAYNAPNYLIVKSAGNDRNYGPTTAVEHWAWINDEWTLTTTQRPQDGPFDCISGGAGSAKNGLTVGAIEDITSGYAQPTDVVMTSFSSWGPVDDGRIKPDIVANGYDLYSSVSTGDADYDNYSGTSMASPNTAGSLLLLQEHFQNTHNGATMRSATLKGLVIQTADEAGTSDGPDYKYGWGLLNAQTAAEFIEQDGTTTQILERTLADGGVYSVDVPVNPGEPLVVTLAWTDPAGTEAPFTLDPTDKALVNDLDLRIENSANDTYFPYMLDPAVLVAAATTGDNITDNVEKIYISNPVGDTYTITVDHKGTLTNGSQQYSLLINHGGQAVATNIKWEERFNTSVPPAGWNVVDEDGSGAAYTFWQSLDFGEGDIVLPEAGQSFWYSNYTNANSIGLIDEWLISPLIPEIEAGDSLSFWAGAIAGNYDDSLRVFVSTTGNNVTDFTHELDYFRVGGPTGSWHEYTYDLSDFDGKDIYVGVNYYIEGGGSSGTNSDNIWVDHFRVTTDTTTVIPPSSVIQVAVDTVTANANDAVSLPLSVVFPSNAEYTAAEFTFTGYHNGLQFIGMDTSNTMVGDVEWELIVNEDDISLMSWVAGAEAVSDSGVFMRLEFEVTGEMDTFVPINIESAVFDTGEDSIVSTNGGVWIEETSFAYGDVDGNGVIQAYDASVILQHVAGMLALSGNDSLAADLTLDQSISSLDASILLQYGVGIIDSLPCDTTAGQLLAGGELQLTDQGIEPGAVVSVPVSVQETNNLLGFKAVFEFNPDHLEFTEVEWTDVANGTMHKVRDEHGKVTLALTTTEAIADVGVLAHLRFHVQEDFNAGESTVTLAKLRLNENPVQTDVSTATLSTPTSIDRDGNIPDTYTLQQNHPNPFNPTTTIRYGLPEASYVTLTVYDLMGRQVAVLARGQQQAGWYTVQWDGLGQDGVSVSTGVYFYRIETLNFQSKQKMVFMK; encoded by the coding sequence ATGAATAGTAAATCACTCGTCAAATACTTCGCAATGGTATTGCTGGCAACTCTCTTTCTTCAGGTTATTTCAGAAGAATTGTTTGCTCAAAAAGCAAGGGTTGTTGGACAAAGTCCTCAAGAAAATCGGCAAACCTTGCAGGACATGGCAGATGAGTTTGAACGCACGGCTACTGCAAAGAAACAGGAAGCGCTTGCGAAAGCGAATCGGAGAGGATGGCCAATTCGCGTTGAGACCAAAGACGGGCGAGTGTTTGAATTACAGAAACTTGCACCGAACGGAATGCCCCTCTACTACACAACGACCAATATCGATGCGGCGGCGACGGTTTCCACAAATACTCTTTGGCCAGGTGGGAGCACCGGATTTGGGCTGACAGGATCGGGAATGGTTCTCGGGGAGTGGGATGGTGGAGCAGTCCGAGCGATGCACCAAGAGCTCACCGGACGGGTCACTCAGGTCGATGGCGCTACTTCGCTGAGTGACCACGCCACCCATGTCGCTGGTACACTCATTGGCAGTGGCGTCATCAACGCAGCAAAGGGTATGGCATACGAAGCCGGGTTGGATGCCTATGACTGGGACAATGATGACGCCGAAATGAGCACTGCTGCCGGTAGTGGGTTACTAATTTCGAACCATTCCTACAGTTTTATCTCCGGCTGGTACTGGAATTATTTCGATGATGACCGGTGGGTCTGGTTTGGGGTTCCCGCCATCAGTGAATCAGAGGATTATAGCTTTGGTCGGTATGATGCCCAGGCGAGTACCTGGGATGCGATCGCATATAATGCCCCGAACTATTTAATTGTGAAGTCCGCAGGCAACGATCGGAATTATGGCCCAACCACTGCCGTAGAACATTGGGCATGGATTAACGACGAGTGGACTTTAACTACAACTCAGCGACCACAAGATGGACCGTTTGATTGTATTTCAGGCGGAGCAGGAAGTGCAAAAAATGGACTTACAGTTGGCGCTATCGAAGATATAACAAGTGGATATGCCCAACCCACAGATGTCGTCATGACCTCCTTTAGTTCCTGGGGGCCGGTGGATGATGGACGGATTAAACCGGATATCGTGGCGAATGGCTATGACCTGTATTCCTCTGTGAGCACGGGCGATGCCGATTATGACAATTATTCCGGAACCTCGATGGCATCTCCTAATACCGCGGGATCCTTGTTATTGCTTCAGGAACATTTTCAAAATACTCACAATGGTGCTACTATGCGGTCTGCCACGTTGAAGGGGCTGGTAATCCAGACAGCGGATGAAGCGGGTACCTCTGACGGACCTGATTACAAATACGGCTGGGGTTTGTTGAACGCCCAGACCGCTGCCGAATTTATCGAGCAGGATGGTACCACTACTCAAATCCTGGAACGAACACTTGCGGACGGCGGAGTTTATTCTGTGGATGTTCCGGTGAATCCCGGAGAGCCATTGGTTGTCACCCTTGCCTGGACCGATCCTGCCGGAACGGAAGCTCCGTTTACCCTGGATCCGACAGACAAGGCTTTGGTAAATGATCTCGATCTCCGAATTGAGAACAGTGCCAATGACACGTATTTCCCGTATATGCTTGATCCGGCGGTTCTGGTAGCCGCTGCAACTACCGGGGACAATATCACGGACAACGTGGAAAAGATTTACATCTCCAATCCGGTTGGAGACACCTATACAATCACAGTTGATCATAAAGGGACATTAACCAACGGTTCCCAGCAGTATTCACTGTTAATTAACCACGGCGGGCAAGCAGTTGCCACGAACATCAAATGGGAAGAGCGATTTAACACCTCGGTACCACCGGCAGGTTGGAATGTGGTAGATGAAGACGGAAGTGGAGCAGCATATACATTTTGGCAATCACTTGATTTCGGAGAAGGGGATATTGTACTTCCGGAAGCCGGACAGAGTTTTTGGTATAGCAATTACACAAACGCAAACAGTATCGGACTTATTGACGAATGGCTCATCAGTCCCCTGATCCCAGAGATCGAAGCGGGAGATAGTCTGTCATTCTGGGCCGGAGCAATCGCCGGGAATTACGATGATTCGCTCCGCGTATTCGTCTCAACAACGGGCAACAACGTGACCGACTTTACCCACGAATTGGATTATTTCAGGGTGGGGGGACCAACTGGAAGTTGGCATGAGTATACCTATGATCTGTCCGACTTTGATGGCAAAGATATTTATGTGGGGGTTAACTATTATATCGAAGGTGGCGGTTCCTCCGGAACAAATTCGGATAACATCTGGGTTGACCATTTCCGCGTAACGACGGACACGACGACCGTAATCCCGCCGTCCTCCGTCATCCAGGTGGCAGTTGACACGGTAACGGCCAATGCCAATGATGCGGTTTCTCTGCCGCTTTCCGTGGTCTTTCCGTCTAATGCTGAATATACCGCAGCCGAGTTTACCTTCACCGGATATCACAACGGACTGCAATTCATCGGCATGGATACAAGTAATACAATGGTCGGCGATGTCGAATGGGAATTAATAGTGAATGAGGATGATATTTCATTAATGAGCTGGGTTGCCGGAGCAGAAGCAGTGAGTGACAGCGGTGTATTTATGCGATTGGAATTTGAGGTCACAGGCGAGATGGATACGTTTGTACCAATAAACATCGAATCGGCGGTGTTCGACACCGGCGAAGATTCAATTGTCAGCACCAATGGAGGAGTCTGGATTGAAGAAACATCGTTTGCGTATGGAGATGTGGACGGCAATGGAGTAATCCAGGCATATGATGCGTCAGTAATCCTGCAGCATGTGGCAGGGATGCTGGCATTGTCTGGAAATGATTCACTGGCAGCCGATCTTACCTTGGACCAATCAATTTCCAGCCTGGACGCCTCGATATTACTCCAGTATGGCGTCGGTATCATCGATTCACTTCCGTGTGACACGACAGCAGGACAACTGCTTGCCGGCGGCGAACTCCAGTTGACAGATCAGGGCATTGAGCCGGGTGCTGTTGTTTCAGTTCCTGTATCTGTGCAGGAAACAAATAACCTGCTGGGTTTCAAGGCAGTCTTCGAGTTTAATCCGGATCATCTGGAATTCACAGAAGTCGAGTGGACTGACGTGGCGAATGGAACCATGCATAAAGTACGGGATGAACATGGCAAAGTGACACTCGCGCTCACGACTACCGAAGCAATTGCAGATGTCGGTGTACTCGCCCATCTCCGGTTCCATGTACAGGAAGATTTCAATGCCGGTGAAAGTACAGTCACTTTAGCCAAACTGCGTCTAAATGAAAACCCGGTGCAGACTGATGTATCAACTGCCACTCTCAGTACACCGACCAGCATCGACCGGGACGGGAATATCCCGGATACCTATACACTCCAGCAAAATCACCCGAATCCGTTTAATCCCACGACTACAATCAGATACGGGTTGCCGGAAGCATCCTACGTTACACTTACCGTCTATGATCTGATGGGACGGCAGGTTGCTGTGTTAGCAAGGGGCCAGCAACAAGCAGGATGGTATACTGTACAGTGGGATGGTCTGGGGCAGGACGGTGTATCGGTGAGTACAGGCGTTTATTTTTATCGAATCGAAACGCTGAATTTTCAGTCAAAACAAAAGATGGTTTTCATGAAATAA
- a CDS encoding O-antigen ligase family protein: protein MSRNFAGQYIVGALPWGFILWSKLQSKKIRFLIAGIILLQLSYAMILRARSVYVTLFCIILVTMAISIYRHEDFNGMKFLQRHSVLIIVIIISLGLGFLSPKNVHFSRRSFLKTIEKTYKISSSDDRVQFAFASIQMFLDNPVLGIGGGRWSGVYPRYNGSEYTDDTIYFTKAVNPHNDYLEILTEHGSLSFLIYLSLIVFAARSLLSISRENGDYLFLFLSFLALVLISNFTFVKERAAPMLIMFSIIGIAFAQQQPSWTFSKKAANRLMIMLVLISISGAFFNFNRLQSEKYYVRSLQLKFEKKYAEMNESLNNIKPAVYPLDPNGMPPAYYHGVGYYVQSKFQEALTQFRIAEQIAPWNPLILNNIASTDYRLGHENKAIKLYQLMKKTFPNYLEPQLNLIVLFHQGGKTKKAKNLIRELAPHVNNNKRFQELREVYNVF, encoded by the coding sequence ATGAGTCGAAACTTTGCAGGCCAATATATTGTTGGTGCATTGCCATGGGGATTTATTCTTTGGAGTAAATTGCAATCGAAGAAAATTAGGTTTCTAATCGCTGGTATTATTTTATTACAATTATCTTATGCAATGATACTTCGTGCGCGTTCAGTGTACGTCACATTATTTTGTATAATATTAGTAACGATGGCTATCTCCATTTATCGCCATGAAGACTTCAACGGTATGAAGTTTTTACAACGACACTCTGTTTTAATAATAGTGATAATTATTTCACTTGGTTTGGGTTTTCTCTCTCCTAAAAACGTCCATTTTTCAAGGCGTAGTTTTCTTAAAACAATTGAAAAAACCTATAAAATATCTTCATCAGATGATCGGGTTCAATTTGCTTTTGCATCTATTCAAATGTTTCTGGATAATCCGGTGCTCGGAATAGGGGGAGGAAGATGGTCCGGTGTGTATCCAAGGTATAATGGTTCTGAGTACACTGATGATACTATTTATTTTACCAAAGCGGTTAATCCCCATAATGATTACCTGGAAATCCTAACTGAACATGGTTCACTTTCATTCCTCATTTATCTTTCATTAATCGTATTCGCTGCGCGCTCACTACTCTCAATCTCCAGGGAGAACGGAGATTATCTGTTTCTCTTTCTCTCTTTCTTGGCATTGGTGCTAATTTCAAATTTCACATTTGTCAAGGAGCGAGCTGCTCCTATGCTAATTATGTTTTCCATTATTGGAATTGCATTTGCCCAGCAACAACCTTCCTGGACTTTCAGTAAAAAGGCAGCAAACCGACTAATGATAATGCTTGTCTTAATCAGTATTAGTGGAGCGTTCTTTAACTTTAATAGATTGCAATCTGAGAAATATTATGTCAGGAGCCTTCAACTAAAGTTCGAAAAAAAATATGCGGAAATGAATGAATCACTAAATAATATAAAACCTGCGGTGTATCCCTTGGATCCCAACGGTATGCCACCAGCCTACTATCACGGTGTGGGATATTATGTTCAGAGTAAATTTCAGGAGGCACTTACACAGTTTCGTATTGCAGAACAAATTGCACCCTGGAATCCACTTATTTTAAATAATATTGCTTCGACCGATTATAGATTGGGCCACGAAAACAAGGCTATAAAATTGTATCAGTTGATGAAAAAAACGTTTCCAAATTACCTAGAACCTCAGCTGAATTTAATAGTGTTATTTCACCAAGGTGGAAAAACGAAAAAAGCTAAAAATTTAATAAGGGAATTGGCACCTCATGTCAATAATAATAAACGTTTCCAGGAACTTCGGGAGGTTTACAATGTATTTTAG
- a CDS encoding T9SS type A sorting domain-containing protein, which yields MYFRNQVIFLLIFGFFSSCLFAQSLKSIQPDTSTQGRVLDVTITGTQTNWDSPYSYLEIYSEQGGINQNNYSILNDTVVVTEFHISQTAPTGDHTISLEYNNGSYYKTSLTNGFFVNDSIIPAILSISPNNGVLGETALDLHIYGEETQWNNSQYDSIIVDFINAPIVSGSVQIHSNTHIQCLVYIPETDITGTYSVEVKTYDTGVLQEELVLENAFTVDYPVPKIAYIQPQDGKQGETLDVTITGEATYWANSPYGYIQVMAENTNKISTSENTLVNDTTLISTWSIANNAPVGQYTVVVDYYNSSQGRNYTIRKENEFTVLDSLIPTIMGVNPDVIMQGAFDTNISIIGEETYWSSVDDSSVSVDLENSNIQISDVSVKSANELSAKVSIGYDVEPGMYKLIVEKFAGNSRIDLLTLENALYVEAAPPQLLSITPGFGEPGDNIPVTINGLNTDWQTSPYGYGIDITFSDGGINSDNTSIENSTKINSTFNISNSAQLGTRDVTVHYWNDGDGTDESYSLGNGFLVGTPTISFKIDSVTANPSDTVSVPIYLDAPYQTSIKALEMYMTQNSPALKFLGIDTMETLVGEFGWMIEWNTADSLVLHWAAGADPITHNGLLTRLKFKVNSEMGTFVPIKMDSIIVNDGGNEINITNGGIDIESSFVYGDVDGNEQVTKYDAFVVLGHVIKLDTLSANDSLAADITRDHTISALDGALILQYWMGQIDALPYDTSNGNLKAQSEIQLSDVEMKAGELVNIPLILTNTNSLISIEGIFKYDPSHLEFNKIIWNNLPDETLARYRDNSGHLEFGVAQPGYLPASKTLGNIQFRASDEIDVWEAEVTLSKVRLNENSVLTDVAVARLTRTTGITENQIPDKYILEQNHPNPFNPSTTIKFGLPENAHITLTIYDIAGREVAKLIESERGAGWHSINWTGENEFGEPVSTGVYFYRLETEKFHAIKKIIFIK from the coding sequence ATGTATTTTAGAAATCAGGTTATATTTTTACTAATTTTTGGGTTCTTTTCGTCCTGTCTATTTGCCCAATCATTAAAATCAATTCAACCGGATACAAGTACCCAGGGTAGAGTTTTAGATGTTACGATTACAGGTACCCAGACAAATTGGGATTCTCCTTACTCTTATTTGGAAATTTATTCTGAGCAGGGGGGAATAAATCAAAACAATTATTCCATCTTGAATGATACAGTGGTTGTTACTGAATTTCATATATCGCAAACGGCACCGACGGGCGATCATACCATATCGTTGGAATATAATAATGGATCATATTATAAAACCTCTTTAACTAACGGTTTTTTTGTAAATGATTCAATTATACCTGCTATCCTGTCAATATCTCCAAATAATGGTGTTCTGGGTGAAACAGCTCTTGACCTTCATATTTATGGCGAAGAAACCCAATGGAATAATTCCCAGTATGATTCCATCATAGTCGATTTTATTAATGCACCGATCGTCTCTGGCAGTGTACAAATACATTCGAATACTCACATTCAATGCCTGGTTTATATACCTGAAACGGATATAACTGGTACTTATTCAGTTGAAGTGAAAACTTATGATACCGGAGTATTGCAAGAAGAGTTGGTATTGGAGAACGCATTTACCGTGGATTATCCAGTACCAAAAATAGCATATATACAACCACAGGACGGTAAACAGGGGGAAACGCTTGACGTTACTATAACTGGTGAGGCAACATATTGGGCTAATTCACCATACGGTTATATCCAGGTGATGGCTGAAAATACTAACAAGATATCAACTTCAGAAAATACACTTGTTAATGATACAACTCTTATATCAACATGGTCGATTGCAAATAATGCCCCCGTCGGCCAATATACAGTGGTGGTAGATTATTATAATTCATCTCAGGGAAGAAATTATACAATAAGAAAGGAAAATGAGTTTACAGTTCTTGATTCATTAATCCCAACAATTATGGGTGTCAATCCAGATGTCATTATGCAGGGAGCATTCGATACTAATATTTCAATTATTGGAGAAGAAACCTATTGGTCCTCGGTTGACGACTCAAGTGTCTCGGTCGATTTGGAGAATAGTAATATACAGATCTCAGATGTTTCCGTTAAATCCGCAAACGAATTAAGTGCGAAGGTATCAATTGGATATGATGTAGAACCAGGAATGTATAAACTAATTGTTGAGAAATTTGCAGGGAACAGCCGTATAGATTTGTTGACACTGGAAAACGCTCTTTATGTCGAAGCTGCCCCTCCACAACTGTTAAGTATTACCCCTGGATTCGGAGAACCCGGTGACAACATACCTGTTACTATAAACGGATTAAATACAGATTGGCAAACTTCTCCCTATGGTTATGGTATTGATATAACTTTTTCGGACGGCGGGATAAATTCCGATAATACTTCAATAGAGAATTCGACAAAGATAAACTCAACATTCAATATCAGTAATTCCGCTCAACTTGGCACCAGAGATGTTACAGTGCATTATTGGAATGATGGGGATGGAACTGATGAGTCGTACTCTTTAGGTAACGGCTTTCTGGTTGGCACCCCGACTATATCTTTTAAAATAGATAGTGTCACAGCAAATCCGTCTGATACAGTATCGGTACCAATTTATTTGGATGCGCCCTACCAAACTTCAATCAAAGCGCTTGAAATGTACATGACCCAGAATTCGCCAGCATTGAAATTTTTAGGTATAGATACAATGGAGACTCTTGTGGGTGAATTTGGGTGGATGATTGAATGGAATACAGCAGATAGTCTGGTGTTACATTGGGCAGCGGGAGCAGATCCAATCACCCATAATGGATTATTAACGCGCTTAAAATTCAAGGTCAATAGTGAAATGGGAACATTTGTTCCGATAAAAATGGATTCAATCATCGTTAACGATGGTGGCAATGAAATCAATATTACAAACGGTGGAATTGATATTGAATCCTCATTCGTTTATGGCGATGTGGACGGAAATGAACAAGTTACTAAATATGATGCTTTTGTGGTTTTGGGCCATGTTATTAAGCTGGATACATTGTCTGCAAATGATAGTCTGGCAGCAGATATAACACGAGATCACACAATTTCGGCATTGGATGGTGCATTAATACTCCAGTATTGGATGGGGCAAATCGACGCTTTGCCGTATGATACCTCTAATGGAAATTTAAAGGCGCAGAGTGAGATACAGCTATCTGATGTGGAAATGAAAGCCGGTGAGTTAGTCAATATTCCATTAATATTGACTAATACGAATTCATTGATATCCATTGAAGGAATTTTCAAATATGATCCATCGCACCTTGAATTCAATAAAATTATATGGAATAACTTGCCGGACGAAACTTTGGCGCGATATCGAGATAATTCTGGGCATTTGGAGTTCGGTGTAGCTCAACCCGGTTACTTGCCAGCGAGTAAAACTCTCGGAAATATCCAATTTAGGGCTTCTGACGAAATAGATGTCTGGGAGGCTGAGGTGACATTAAGTAAAGTAAGATTAAACGAAAATTCTGTCTTAACAGATGTCGCTGTTGCCAGGTTAACCAGGACTACTGGAATTACTGAGAACCAAATCCCGGATAAATATATCTTAGAGCAAAATCATCCTAATCCATTTAATCCAAGTACCACGATTAAATTTGGTCTTCCTGAAAACGCACATATAACATTAACGATATATGATATTGCAGGAAGGGAGGTGGCTAAACTAATTGAGTCTGAAAGGGGAGCCGGATGGCACTCTATTAACTGGACTGGAGAGAATGAATTTGGTGAACCTGTTAGTACGGGCGTGTATTTTTATAGATTAGAAACTGAGAAATTCCATGCAATAAAAAAGATCATTTTTATCAAGTGA